A stretch of the Papaver somniferum cultivar HN1 chromosome 6, ASM357369v1, whole genome shotgun sequence genome encodes the following:
- the LOC113286994 gene encoding purine permease 1-like produces MATSTLNTETLESLGTAQDGNSETQIGKPNKTKNWLMIIINCAFVIIGVVGGPLLVRLYYLHGVNRKWLTSFLQSAGFPILIFPLMFLFIQSKLSPRKDVRISSSFCIEPKLFLSSAIIGVLFGVDNFIGSDDTWISFAGYQYRWR; encoded by the exons ATGGCGACTTCCACATTGAATACTGAAACACTAGAGAGTCTAGGAACAGCACAAGATGGCAATTCAGAAACCCAAATAGGAAAaccaaacaaaaccaaaaactGGCTAATGATCATTATAAATTGTGCCTTTGTTATTATTGGTGTAGTAGGAGGTCCTCTCTTAGTGAGACTATACTATCTTCATGGTGTCAATCGTAAATGGCTTACTAGTTTTTTGCAATCTGCTGGTTTTCCAATTCTCATATTTCCTCTCATGTTTCTCTTCATTCAATCAAAATTATCGCCCCGAAAAGATGTTCGAATTTCGTCTTCTTTTTGTATTGAACCGAAGTTGTTTCTTTCAAGTGCTATAATTGGAGTTCTGTTTGGTGTTGATAATTTCAT TGGTAGTGATGACACTTGGATCAGTTTTGCTGGGTATCAATATCGATGGCGATAG
- the LOC113286992 gene encoding probable polyamine oxidase 2, which produces MNLILSPPTYPKPSFPHFHSHDPQTKRTHFEFKLRSSKSPTTLQTSPAESATETQTGVIIIGGGLSGLAAANKLHSEKIPFVLLEASDGIGGRVRTDIVDGFILDRGFQIFITGYPEAQKVLDYESLDLQKFYSGAFVYYNNGFHTVADPVRHLFDALMSLSNPIGSVVDKLLIGLTRVKVLTRSDEDILTSNEVSIMDLLTKNGFSKSIIDRFFRPFFGGIFFDNELETSSRLFDFIFKCLALGDNTLPSKGISAIPEQLASKLPKKSIRLNSRVASVDFDGSENARPSVKLQNGEVFTSELGVIVAVEEPEAEKLLAGKIRARKKPGRSTVCLYFSADRAPVDKPVLFLNGSGKGIVNNMFFPTNVAKSYGPPGKTLVSVSVIGSFEEMSDESLTDEVVRELSEWFGDSVVRSWKHLRNYRIGFAQPDQKPPTNLLRDLKIGSSVYVCGDCWSSASFDGALSSGRRAAEAFLKDALVSV; this is translated from the coding sequence ATGAATCTAATCCTGTCACCACCAACATATCCAAAACCATCATTCCCCCACTTCCATTCTCATGATCCCCAAACCAAAAGAACCCATTTCGAATTCAAACTCCGATCATCAAAATCACCTACAACACTACAAACATCACCTGCAGAATCTGCCACAGAAACCCAAACTGGAGTTATCATAATCGGAGGTGGACTTTCCGGATTAGCAGCTGCAAATAAACTACACTCAGAGAAAATCCCATTTGTTCTTTTAGAAGCTTCAGACGGCATTGGTGGTCGTGTAAGAACAGACATTGTTGACGGCTTTATACTTGACCGTGGATTTCAGATATTCATTACTGGATATCCAGAAGCTCAAAAGGTTCTTGACTATGAATCTTTAGATCTTCAGAAATTTTATTCTGGTGCATTTGTTTATTACAATAATGGGTTTCATACAGTTGCTGATCCTGTTAGACATTTGTTTGATGCATTAATGAGTTTAAGTAATCCTATTGGTAGTGTTGTTGATAAGTTGTTAATCGGGTTGACTAGAGTCAAGGTTTTGACAAGATCAGATGAAGATATTCTGACATCAAATGAGGTTTCAATCATGGATTTGTTGACAAAGAATGGGTTTTCAAAGTCGATTATTGATCGGTTTTTCAGACCGTTTTTCGGTGGGATTTTCTTTGATAATGAACTTGAGACTAGTTCAAggttgtttgattttattttcaagtGTCTTGCTTTGGGTGATAATACACTTCCTTCTAAAGGGATTAGTGCAATTCCAGAGCAATTGGCAAGTAAATTGCCCAAAAAATCGATCCGTTTGAACTCGAGAGTTGCTTCTGTGGATTTTGATGGATCGGAAAATGCCAGGCCGAGTGTGAAGTTGCAGAATGGAGAGGTTTTCACAAGTGAGTTGGGAGTGATTGTTGCAGTTGAAGAACCTGAAGCTGAGAAActattggcgggaaaaatacgCGCTCGGAAAAAGCCTGGCCGGAGTACCGTTTGCTTATATTTCTCAGCTGACCGAGCTCCGGTTGATAAGCCGGTTTTGTTTTTGAATGGTTCAGGGAAAGGAATTGTTAACAACATGTTTTTCCCGACTAATGTGGCGAAATCATATGGTCCTCCAGGGAAAACATTAGTTTCAGTATCAGTAATTGGATCGTTTGAAGAAATGTCAGATGAGAGCCTGACGGATGAAGTTGTAAGGGAGTTGTCAGAGTGGTTTGGTGATTCGGTTGTACGGTCGTGGAAGCATTTGAGGAATTACCGTATCGGTTTTGCGCAGCCGGATCAAAAACCGCCGACTAATTTGTTGAGAGATTTGAAGATTGGGTCTAGTGTTTATGTGTGTGGTGATTGTTGGAGTTCAGCTTCTTTTGATGGAGCTTTGAGTTCTGGTAGAAGAGCTGCTGAAGCTTTCCTTAAAGATGCTTTAGTTTCTGTATAG